A section of the Pseudomonas sp. FP453 genome encodes:
- a CDS encoding EscU/YscU/HrcU family type III secretion system export apparatus switch protein, whose translation MKNPNPPRQAIALKYDGQQAPTLTAKGDDALAEAILKLARENEVPIYENAELVKLLARMELGDSIPEELYRTVAEIIAFAWTLKGKFPVGYDADARPVERDITERGDDY comes from the coding sequence ATGAAGAACCCCAACCCGCCGCGCCAGGCGATTGCCCTCAAGTACGACGGCCAGCAAGCGCCGACCCTGACAGCCAAGGGCGACGATGCATTGGCCGAGGCGATCCTCAAGCTGGCGCGGGAGAATGAAGTACCGATCTATGAAAATGCCGAGCTGGTGAAGCTGTTGGCGCGCATGGAGCTGGGGGACAGCATTCCGGAAGAGTTGTACCGCACGGTGGCGGAGATCATTGCGTTTGCCTGGACGTTGAAGGGCAAGTTCCCGGTGGGGTATGACGCGGATGCGAGGCCGGTGGAGCGGGATATCACAGAGCGTGGCGACGACTACTGA
- a CDS encoding glutaredoxin family protein, with amino-acid sequence MLPECQLFGTLGCHLCEIAEAEIMPLVERGLLVELVDITDPEDLTDAYGLRIPVLRRADTGAELDWPFDAEQVVAFLS; translated from the coding sequence ATGCTTCCTGAATGCCAGCTGTTCGGCACCCTGGGTTGCCATCTTTGCGAGATTGCCGAAGCCGAAATCATGCCGCTCGTCGAACGCGGGTTGTTGGTTGAACTGGTGGATATAACCGACCCTGAAGACCTGACCGACGCCTACGGCCTAAGGATTCCGGTACTCCGACGGGCCGACACGGGCGCCGAGCTGGACTGGCCGTTCGACGCCGAACAGGTAGTCGCCTTCCTCAGCTGA
- a CDS encoding pseudouridine synthase — protein sequence MSTSIFIPSEHQASTLYLPPGAWATVLDCLCEHFPAISREHWLDRIARGRVLDIHGSPIPLGLAYKEGLCIYYFREVPNEKVIPVEETILYADEHLVVADKPHFLPVTPAGEYVEQTLLRRLIRRLDNPSLVPLHRIDRHTAGLVLFSANPASRSAYQQLFPTRQIDKFYEAIAPALPGLSFPLVHKSRLVDGEPFFRMQEGPGASNTETAVEVREKHGDLWRYGLFPVTGKKHQLRVHMTALGASICNDPFYPDVLKDAVDDYANPLKLLAQGVRFIDPVSGEERQFRSQITLDW from the coding sequence ATGTCCACTTCGATTTTTATTCCGTCCGAGCACCAGGCCAGCACCTTGTACCTGCCACCCGGGGCTTGGGCCACGGTGCTCGATTGCCTGTGCGAGCACTTCCCGGCGATCAGCCGTGAACACTGGCTGGACCGCATTGCGCGGGGGCGGGTGCTGGATATCCACGGCAGCCCGATCCCCCTGGGCCTGGCCTACAAGGAAGGCCTGTGCATCTACTACTTCCGCGAAGTGCCGAACGAAAAAGTGATCCCGGTGGAGGAGACCATCCTCTACGCCGACGAGCACCTGGTGGTCGCCGACAAGCCGCACTTCCTGCCCGTGACGCCGGCCGGTGAGTACGTCGAGCAAACCCTGCTGCGCCGCCTGATCCGTCGTTTGGACAACCCTTCGCTGGTGCCCCTGCACCGCATCGACCGGCACACGGCGGGGCTGGTGCTGTTCTCGGCCAACCCGGCCAGCCGCTCGGCGTACCAGCAGCTGTTTCCCACGCGCCAGATCGATAAATTCTACGAAGCCATTGCACCTGCGCTGCCAGGCCTGAGCTTTCCGCTGGTGCATAAAAGCCGTCTGGTGGATGGAGAACCGTTCTTTCGCATGCAGGAAGGTCCTGGCGCCAGCAACACCGAAACGGCGGTTGAGGTGCGCGAGAAGCACGGCGACCTATGGCGCTACGGCCTGTTCCCCGTGACCGGCAAGAAGCACCAGCTGCGCGTGCACATGACCGCACTTGGCGCGAGTATCTGCAACGACCCGTTCTACCCCGATGTGCTCAAGGATGCCGTGGACGACTACGCCAACCCGCTGAAACTGCTGGCCCAGGGCGTGCGTTTCATCGACCCGGTGAGCGGCGAAGAGCGCCAGTTCCGCAGCCAGATCACCCTCGACTGGTAA
- a CDS encoding YgdI/YgdR family lipoprotein — translation MTQRTIAALMLALGLATLAGCASPTVITLNDGREIQAVDTPKFDKDSGFYEFEQLDGKQTRINKDQVRTVKDL, via the coding sequence ATGACTCAACGGACCATCGCCGCTCTCATGCTTGCACTGGGCCTCGCTACCCTCGCCGGTTGCGCTTCGCCAACAGTGATCACCCTGAATGACGGTCGCGAAATCCAGGCCGTCGACACCCCTAAATTCGACAAGGATTCGGGCTTCTACGAGTTCGAACAACTGGACGGCAAGCAGACCCGCATCAACAAGGATCAGGTCCGCACCGTTAAAGACCTGTAA
- the glp gene encoding gephyrin-like molybdotransferase Glp, with protein MGKPGKTGALMPVEDALAQLLAMAEAAPIRERQTLPLAECDGRVLAHDLIATLDLPPWPNSAMDGYALRLADWHGEPLVVSQRIFAGQAPQPLAAGTCARIFTGAPVPEGADCVEMQENAVVHADERVSFSEPLHLQQNIRPQGQETTVGELVLNVGTRLGPIELGLAASLGRASLEVVRRPRVAVLSTGDELIEPGLPLGPGQIYNSNRRVLCTWLERMGCEVIDAGILPDDLEQTRTRLAGLGNVDLILSTGGVSVGEADFLGIALREEGELALWKLAIKPGKPLTFGHFRGVPVIGLPGNPASTLVTFALLARPYLLRRQGVADVEPLRFAVPVGFVWPKPGNRREYLRGRIEQGKAIIYRNQSSGVLRSAAWAEGFVEVLEGTTLAIGDSVNFIPLSEVLC; from the coding sequence GTGGGTAAGCCTGGCAAGACCGGCGCCCTGATGCCGGTGGAAGACGCCTTGGCGCAACTGCTGGCGATGGCCGAGGCTGCGCCGATCCGCGAGCGGCAGACCTTGCCCCTGGCCGAGTGCGATGGCCGCGTCCTGGCGCACGACCTGATCGCCACCCTCGACCTGCCGCCCTGGCCCAACAGCGCCATGGACGGTTACGCCCTGCGCCTGGCGGACTGGCACGGCGAGCCGCTGGTGGTCAGCCAGCGCATCTTCGCCGGGCAGGCGCCGCAGCCCTTGGCCGCCGGTACCTGCGCGCGCATCTTTACCGGCGCGCCGGTGCCGGAAGGCGCGGATTGCGTGGAGATGCAGGAAAACGCCGTGGTCCACGCCGACGAGCGCGTGAGTTTCAGCGAGCCCCTGCACCTTCAGCAGAACATCCGCCCCCAGGGCCAGGAAACCACGGTCGGCGAGTTGGTCTTGAACGTCGGCACACGCCTGGGGCCGATCGAGCTGGGGCTTGCCGCCTCACTGGGGCGCGCCAGTCTTGAGGTCGTACGCCGTCCGCGCGTCGCTGTGCTGTCCACCGGTGACGAACTGATCGAGCCCGGCCTGCCGCTGGGCCCCGGGCAGATCTACAACAGCAATCGCCGCGTGTTGTGCACCTGGCTGGAACGCATGGGCTGCGAGGTGATCGACGCCGGCATCCTGCCCGATGACCTGGAACAGACCCGCACCCGCCTGGCGGGCCTGGGTAACGTCGACCTGATCCTGTCCACCGGCGGTGTGTCGGTGGGCGAGGCGGATTTCCTCGGCATTGCCCTGCGTGAAGAAGGCGAGCTGGCGTTGTGGAAACTGGCGATCAAGCCGGGTAAACCGCTGACGTTCGGGCACTTCCGTGGCGTGCCGGTGATTGGCCTGCCGGGCAATCCGGCTTCGACCCTGGTGACCTTTGCGCTGTTGGCGCGGCCGTACCTGCTGCGCCGCCAAGGGGTGGCGGATGTCGAGCCGCTGCGCTTCGCAGTGCCGGTGGGGTTCGTGTGGCCCAAGCCGGGCAACCGCCGCGAGTACCTGCGTGGGCGCATCGAGCAGGGCAAGGCGATCATCTACCGCAACCAGAGCTCCGGCGTGCTGCGCAGCGCGGCGTGGGCGGAAGGGTTTGTGGAAGTGTTGGAAGGGACGACGTTGGCGATTGGCGACAGTGTCAACTTCATCCCTCTGAGCGAAGTCCTCTGCTGA
- the mobA gene encoding molybdenum cofactor guanylyltransferase MobA translates to MPIDSSALPCSVLLLSGGRGQRMGGLDKGLLEWRGQPLIAHLHGLVRPLTDDLIISCNRNPERYAAFADQLVSDDSADFPGPLAGIRAGLGAARHGHLLILPCDVPQLDARLLAELRETAQRNPLVPVMVRHGQFWEPLICILPTALRDAVEAAWQAGERSPRQIFMKLGAVGVECPADDPRLANLNTPELLLPHVGVSE, encoded by the coding sequence ATGCCTATCGATTCATCTGCCCTGCCCTGTTCGGTCCTGTTGCTGTCGGGGGGCCGTGGCCAGCGCATGGGCGGCCTGGACAAAGGCCTGCTGGAATGGCGCGGCCAACCGTTGATTGCGCATCTGCACGGCCTGGTGCGGCCGCTGACGGACGACCTGATTATCTCGTGCAATCGCAACCCCGAGAGGTACGCCGCCTTTGCCGACCAGCTGGTCAGCGACGACAGCGCGGACTTCCCCGGCCCGCTTGCCGGGATTCGTGCCGGGCTTGGCGCCGCACGCCATGGGCACCTGCTGATCCTGCCGTGCGATGTGCCGCAACTCGATGCACGACTACTGGCCGAGCTGCGTGAGACGGCGCAGCGCAATCCCCTTGTGCCGGTAATGGTCCGCCATGGTCAATTCTGGGAGCCGCTGATCTGCATCCTGCCCACCGCCCTGCGGGACGCGGTGGAAGCCGCGTGGCAGGCCGGCGAGCGCAGCCCACGGCAGATCTTCATGAAACTGGGCGCGGTGGGCGTGGAGTGCCCGGCGGATGATCCGCGCCTGGCCAACCTGAATACCCCCGAGCTGTTACTCCCACACGTTGGCGTGTCAGAATGA
- a CDS encoding monovalent cation:proton antiporter-2 (CPA2) family protein, translated as MRVFANLLIILASSLVVIALFRRLQLPPVLGYLCVGLAVGPTALDWVNDSEELPDLAELGVVFLLFSLGLEFSLSKMFALRRVVFGLGSLQVLGCGVLLGVLLMILGVAPGIALLLGAGLALSSTAIVSKELTSLGEIFSSHGQNAIGVLLFQDVVAVLLLTLVPVFAGTGEQAWYIALPLTLAKTVVLFVGLLLASRWLLPRLFHEVAASHSAELFVLLALVIVLLTAWLTHLLGLSPALGAFLAGMLLGESHYRHQIEADIRPFRDILLGLFFVSIGMLIDLQLFVSHSLLILGLTLTLMLVKGCVVALLVKWRGSDSETAWRSGLALAQGGEFCFALMAQMQQSRLIPDEFNGLLLAATFCSMLLTPLLLRAAPAIALRLHRKPNQQVQLEEITALNAELRGHAVICGYGRVGQSIGRFLRKEQQVFIALDDDPERVQEAATEDSSVHYGDCRRGALLSAVGLERARLVVIAVDNTEVALAVLKEARRINRDVPILVRTRDDSQLAELKAAGASEVVPELLESSLMLASHALILLGLPDQQVQARVDEVRQNRYRLLHGFYASADNPINPD; from the coding sequence ATGCGTGTGTTTGCCAACCTGCTGATCATTCTGGCCTCATCCCTGGTGGTGATTGCGCTGTTTCGCCGGCTGCAATTGCCGCCCGTGCTCGGCTACCTGTGTGTGGGCCTGGCCGTGGGGCCGACCGCCCTGGACTGGGTGAATGACAGCGAAGAGCTGCCCGACCTCGCTGAGCTGGGCGTGGTGTTCCTGCTGTTCTCCCTGGGCCTGGAGTTTTCCCTGAGCAAGATGTTCGCCCTGCGCCGCGTGGTGTTTGGCCTGGGCAGTTTGCAGGTGCTGGGTTGCGGGGTGCTGCTGGGTGTGTTGCTGATGATCCTTGGTGTGGCGCCGGGCATCGCGTTGTTGCTGGGCGCGGGGCTGGCGTTGTCCTCCACGGCCATTGTCAGCAAGGAGTTGACCAGCCTCGGCGAAATCTTCAGCAGCCATGGGCAGAATGCGATTGGCGTGTTGCTGTTCCAGGACGTGGTGGCCGTACTGCTGCTGACCCTGGTGCCGGTGTTTGCCGGCACCGGCGAGCAGGCCTGGTATATCGCACTGCCGCTGACCCTGGCCAAGACCGTGGTGCTGTTTGTCGGTTTGTTGCTGGCCAGTCGCTGGTTATTGCCGCGCCTGTTTCATGAGGTGGCCGCGTCCCATTCGGCAGAGCTGTTTGTGCTGCTGGCGCTGGTGATCGTGTTGCTCACCGCGTGGCTCACGCACCTGCTGGGCCTGTCCCCTGCCCTCGGCGCCTTTCTCGCCGGCATGCTGCTGGGGGAAAGCCATTACCGCCATCAGATCGAAGCGGATATCCGCCCGTTTCGCGACATCTTGCTGGGGCTGTTTTTCGTCAGCATCGGCATGCTGATCGACCTGCAGCTGTTCGTCAGCCACAGCCTGTTGATCCTCGGCCTGACCCTCACCTTGATGCTGGTCAAAGGCTGCGTGGTCGCGCTGCTGGTCAAGTGGCGCGGCAGCGACAGTGAAACCGCCTGGCGCAGCGGCCTGGCCCTGGCCCAGGGCGGCGAGTTCTGTTTTGCGCTGATGGCGCAGATGCAGCAGAGCCGGCTGATCCCGGACGAGTTCAATGGCCTGCTGCTCGCCGCCACCTTCTGTTCGATGCTGCTCACGCCGCTGCTGTTGCGCGCCGCCCCGGCCATCGCCCTGCGCCTGCACCGCAAGCCCAACCAGCAAGTGCAACTGGAAGAAATCACCGCGCTCAACGCCGAGCTGCGCGGGCATGCGGTGATTTGCGGGTATGGCCGCGTCGGGCAATCCATCGGGCGGTTCCTGCGCAAGGAACAACAGGTGTTTATCGCCCTGGATGACGACCCGGAACGGGTGCAGGAAGCCGCCACCGAAGACAGCAGCGTGCATTACGGCGATTGCCGGCGCGGAGCCCTGCTCAGTGCGGTGGGCCTGGAGCGCGCGCGGCTGGTGGTGATTGCCGTGGACAACACCGAGGTGGCGCTGGCGGTGTTGAAGGAGGCGCGGCGCATCAACCGCGACGTGCCGATCCTGGTGCGCACTCGCGATGACAGCCAATTGGCCGAATTGAAAGCCGCGGGCGCCAGCGAAGTGGTGCCCGAGCTGCTGGAGTCGAGCCTGATGCTCGCCTCCCACGCCTTGATCCTGCTGGGCCTGCCGGACCAACAGGTGCAGGCGCGGGTCGATGAAGTGCGGCAGAACCGCTATCGCCTGCTGCACGGTTTCTACGCGTCGGCCGACAACCCGATCAATCCTGACTGA
- a CDS encoding YqjD family protein has product MARKTAKTAQEILLEDFQTLVSDTEKLLDDTKVLAGDQADELRSKIHESLLKARETLQVTEDSLRERGQAAVTATEDYVQANPWQSVGIAAGVGFLIGLLATRR; this is encoded by the coding sequence ATGGCCAGAAAAACCGCAAAGACTGCTCAAGAAATCCTGCTGGAGGATTTTCAAACCCTGGTCAGCGACACCGAGAAGCTGCTGGACGACACCAAGGTGCTGGCCGGCGACCAGGCTGACGAGCTGCGCAGCAAGATCCATGAAAGCCTGCTCAAGGCCCGCGAAACCCTGCAAGTGACCGAAGACTCTCTGCGCGAGCGCGGCCAGGCAGCGGTCACCGCCACCGAAGACTATGTGCAGGCCAATCCTTGGCAGTCGGTGGGCATTGCCGCCGGCGTGGGCTTTTTGATCGGCCTGCTGGCCACAAGGCGCTAA
- a CDS encoding ammonium transporter — protein sequence MENLQSAVDTLVHSSNTLFILIGAVMVLAMHAGFAFLEVGTVRQKNQVNALSKILSDFAISTLAYFFIGYWISYGVSFMQPAAVISADHGYGLVKFFFLLTFAAAIPAIISGGIAERARFVPQLCATALIVAFIYPFFEGMVWNGNFGLQAWLLATFGASFHDFAGSVVVHAMGGWLALAAVLLLGPRNGRYRDGRLVAFAPSSIPFLALGSWILIVGWFGFNVMSAQTLNGVSGLVAVNSLMAMVGGTVAALIIGRNDPGFLHNGPLAGLVAICAGSDLMHPVGALVTGAVAGGLFVWCFIAAQDRWKIDDVLGVWPLHGLCGVWGGIACGIFGQTALGGLGGVSLISQLIGTALGVAVALAGGFLVYGTLKRVTGLRLSQEEEYYGADLSIHKIGAVSQD from the coding sequence ATGGAAAATTTGCAAAGTGCAGTGGACACGCTGGTCCACAGTTCCAACACCCTGTTTATCCTGATTGGCGCGGTCATGGTCCTGGCCATGCACGCCGGCTTCGCGTTCCTCGAAGTCGGCACCGTGCGCCAGAAAAACCAGGTCAACGCGCTGTCGAAAATCCTCAGCGACTTCGCCATCTCGACCCTGGCCTATTTCTTTATAGGCTATTGGATCTCCTACGGCGTCAGCTTCATGCAACCGGCCGCGGTGATCAGCGCCGATCACGGCTATGGCCTGGTGAAGTTCTTCTTTCTGCTGACCTTCGCGGCGGCGATCCCGGCGATCATTTCCGGCGGCATTGCCGAGCGTGCACGCTTTGTTCCGCAACTGTGTGCCACGGCGCTGATCGTCGCGTTTATCTACCCGTTTTTCGAAGGCATGGTGTGGAACGGCAACTTCGGCCTGCAAGCCTGGCTGCTGGCGACCTTTGGTGCGAGCTTCCATGACTTCGCCGGTTCCGTGGTGGTGCACGCCATGGGCGGCTGGCTGGCGCTGGCGGCGGTGCTGTTGCTGGGCCCGCGTAACGGGCGCTACCGGGATGGCCGGTTGGTGGCGTTTGCGCCGTCGAGCATTCCGTTCCTGGCGTTGGGCTCGTGGATTCTAATCGTGGGCTGGTTCGGCTTTAACGTCATGAGTGCACAAACGCTGAACGGCGTCAGTGGCCTGGTGGCGGTCAACTCGCTGATGGCCATGGTCGGCGGCACCGTGGCGGCGCTGATCATCGGCCGCAACGACCCAGGCTTCCTGCACAACGGCCCATTGGCCGGGCTGGTGGCGATCTGCGCCGGTTCCGACCTGATGCACCCGGTGGGTGCGCTGGTCACCGGTGCAGTGGCCGGTGGCCTGTTCGTCTGGTGCTTTATTGCCGCCCAGGACCGCTGGAAGATCGACGACGTGCTCGGCGTGTGGCCGCTGCACGGCCTGTGTGGCGTGTGGGGCGGCATTGCCTGCGGCATCTTCGGCCAGACCGCGCTCGGCGGGCTGGGCGGCGTCAGCCTGATCAGCCAGTTGATCGGCACCGCCCTCGGCGTGGCCGTGGCGTTGGCAGGTGGGTTCCTCGTGTATGGCACCCTCAAGCGCGTAACGGGCCTGCGCCTGAGCCAGGAAGAGGAATACTACGGCGCGGACTTGTCGATCCATAAGATTGGCGCGGTCAGTCAGGATTGA
- a CDS encoding phage holin family protein produces MSIGETGSSTGTTSRRLGAAVLGLLHSHVELFGIELQEQKARTVSLLLFAGLALVFALLLLVGLSTLVMILVWDTGYRLTGIICLCVFYSLAAAFCGVRLKAAVFDESTPFHATLEELANDRERLLP; encoded by the coding sequence ATGTCTATCGGCGAAACCGGCTCGTCCACGGGCACTACCTCAAGACGTCTGGGCGCGGCCGTGCTGGGCTTGCTGCACAGTCATGTCGAGTTGTTTGGCATCGAATTGCAGGAACAGAAGGCCCGCACCGTCAGCCTGCTGCTGTTTGCCGGGCTGGCGCTGGTGTTCGCGCTGCTGTTGCTGGTGGGGTTGTCGACGCTGGTGATGATCCTCGTGTGGGACACCGGCTACCGCCTCACCGGGATCATTTGCCTCTGCGTGTTCTACAGCCTGGCTGCAGCGTTCTGCGGGGTGCGCTTGAAAGCGGCGGTGTTCGATGAGTCCACGCCGTTCCACGCCACCCTCGAAGAACTGGCCAATGACCGGGAGCGCCTGTTGCCATGA
- the moaB gene encoding molybdenum cofactor biosynthesis protein B — translation MTAKADAPFVPLNIAVLTVSDTRTLDTDTSGQVFVDRLTAAGHNLAERVLLKDDLYKIRAQVAHWIAEDVVQVVLITGGTGFTGRDSTPEAVSCLLDKQVDGFGELFRQISVADIGTSTVQSRALAGLANGTLVCCLPGSTNAVRTGWDGILAEQLDNRHRPCNFVPHLKQAEPCASRG, via the coding sequence ATGACCGCCAAGGCAGATGCGCCCTTCGTACCCCTGAATATCGCTGTATTGACCGTCAGCGACACCCGCACCCTGGACACCGACACCTCGGGCCAGGTCTTCGTCGATCGCCTCACCGCCGCAGGCCACAACCTGGCCGAGCGCGTGCTGCTCAAGGACGACCTCTACAAGATCCGCGCCCAGGTTGCCCACTGGATCGCCGAAGACGTGGTGCAGGTCGTGCTGATCACCGGCGGCACCGGCTTCACCGGCCGCGACAGCACCCCGGAAGCGGTGAGCTGCCTGCTGGACAAGCAGGTCGACGGTTTTGGCGAACTGTTCCGCCAGATCTCCGTGGCCGATATCGGCACCTCCACCGTGCAATCCCGCGCCCTGGCCGGCCTGGCCAACGGCACCTTGGTGTGCTGCCTGCCGGGTTCGACCAATGCGGTGCGCACCGGTTGGGATGGCATCCTCGCCGAGCAGTTGGATAACCGTCATCGCCCGTGCAACTTCGTCCCCCACTTGAAGCAGGCCGAACCCTGCGCCTCCCGTGGGTAA